In Drosophila busckii strain San Diego stock center, stock number 13000-0081.31 chromosome 3R, ASM1175060v1, whole genome shotgun sequence, the sequence GAATCTGTTAAGGTACAACTGTTAAATGGCTTCTGGGTAACGAGTCGTTATTTTGATTCCATATTCAGCAGTCACTTGTAAAATTTCTTATTCTGCATTTAGTGAATACAAAACGTTATGGAGCAAAACTGGAAATGtatttgaaacaaaatataatattctaAGTGGATTAAACCTAAACCGACATTAAATTTCATACAACAAACTGTAACTGctctacatatttatatttgacaaCTTGCCAAAGGTCAACAGCCCACATGTGCGAATCAATGGAACAGCAAGCAGTACGAAGCGTGgtagcaaaacaataaaagaagAGCACATAAGTAACCGGCATAAACGACGACTAAATGAATGATAAGCCCCGCGAATATCATTCTAATAAACTCGGCACTCCTCTAACGTTTAATCAATTAGCCGGACACACCACAGGCACCGTGGCATCAAAAGCTAGGTCGTTTGCACAGTTAGTTTTTGACCGTTGAACGTGGCGTGCGCTAAGCAGTCGTTCTTAACACCACCATGCCTTCCGATGACCTACAGTCGCCAACGAGCGAAATGGTGCTGCTTACACCAAGTGGAGAAAATGCACCCAAGATAACGAGCGCCACTCCTGCGGAAAAGGAGCGAGAGGGATCGGCAGAGTCGAACACAAGTCGCGTTGCAATGAAAAAGCAGCTGGGACTTCTCGAGGGTGTGGCCATTATACTGGGCATCATCTTTGGCTCTGGCATATTTGTATCCCCCAAAGGTGTTATACGCGAGGTGGAGGCCGTGGGTACGTCGCTCATAATTTGGGTGCTCTGCGGCCTGCTCTCAATGATTGGCGCACTATGCTATGCCGAATTGGGCACAGCCATACCCAAGTCTGGTGGAGATTACGCGTATATATACGAAGCTTATGGTTCACTACCAGCATTTCTCTATCTGTGGGACGCAATGATGATATTTGTGTAAGTATCTCAGTTGAACGTACGTTGCAACAATTGcctcaattgaaattgagaaTATTGTAATTCAAGGGTACGTGCCCTTTTTACGTAAGTCAATAAGATAAGAGCCGTGCAACTTATCTATTTTAATTCACTTTCACATGTCAATAAATTAGTCTATCGAGGCATACTATCAGCTCGAGCTGTTTATTCAACTTTTGATAAGCACAATGTATTGCACTTTAGGCTCTTATCaagttgctatttttaatttgcttccAACgataaaagtaaatgaaaagtttctctctgtaaataattaaatatcaaatgttTGCTGACTTAATCCAAGTTAAATAATATGATTACTTTTGCagaccaacaacaaatgccatCATGGGCCTGACGTTTGCCTCCTATGTGCTGCAGCCCTTCTTCAATGATGGCTGTGAGATACCAAAGATTGCATTGCAGCTGTTGGCAGCTGTAACCATTTGTTTCCTAACTTACCTCAACTCCTACTACATGAAAATTACTACCAAAATGCAGAATGTTATCATGTTTACCAAAATTGCAGCACTAGTGCTGATAATAATTGTTGGCTCCGTTTATATGCTGATGGGCAACATGGAGAACTTCCAGCAACCGTTCGAGAACTCTGAAACTGATCCTGGCAAGCTGTCAGTTGCATTTTACTCTGGCATCTTTTCGTATGCCGGCTGGAATTATTTGAACTTTATGACAGAAGAGCTGCGGGATCCGTATCGTAATTTACCACGTGCCATATATATATCGCTGCCTTTGGTGACAGGCATTTATGTGCTGGCCAACATGGCCTATCTGGCAGTGCTGTCCGCACCTGAGATGATTGCGTCAAATGCCATTGCTGttgtatgtataaaatgttCATTTCTGTGTGTTGACATATGATTAATTAaccaatttttgtttacagaCTTTTGGTAACAAGATAATGGGCAGCTTTGCTCACATTATTCCCATCATGGTGGCCATTTCAGCGCTTGGAGCGCTCTCTGTGCATATAATGACATCCTCGCGTATGTGTTTTGTGGGTGCTCGTAACGGTCATATGCCGTCTATACTCTCGCACATAAGTGTTAAGAGCTACACGCCGCTGCCCTCGTTGGCTTTTCTGGTAAGTCGCCTAATTGAGACACAATAGAAATTACTCAATTGACTTGTTACTCTTGCTCTTGCAGTGCCTGCTCTCCATAATAATGCTGGTTGTTAGCGATGTTTATGTGCTGATCACTTATAGCAGCATCGTGGAATCGTTTTTCATAATGCTGTCGGTGTCGGCGGTTTTGTATTTCCGCTACAAACGCCCCAATATGGAGCGTCCAATTAAAGCAAGTAGCCTACAGTTTGaaacttttgcataataataatatctaTTGCTTTGGCAGGTCTCGTTGTGGGTACCCATTGTGTTTGTCATAGTTGCCGCCTTTCTTGTGGTCATTCCCGTCTATGTGGCTCCATTTGAAGTCGCCATGGGCCTATTAATCACACTAATTGGCATACCATTCTACTACGTTGGCGTCGTATGGCAGAACAAACCAAAATGGGTGCAGCAAACCATTAGTGCGTATATGCCAGCCTTAACAATTGtctttgctttcatttgaaatttacatattgaccctgtgcttttattttttgtttagattGGATTACGTTTACatgccaaaaactttttatgtCCGCTCGAGAGGAGAAACGCGATTAAGTGAAACGCTCAGCGCTGCACTGAAGTCAATGGTACTAGActtacttacacacacacataaacatccacatacatacagacccAAAGATTGACTATAAGAGCAAAGACTTCGAAtactaactttatttttataaatatttt encodes:
- the LOC108602173 gene encoding Y+L amino acid transporter 2, whose protein sequence is MPSDDLQSPTSEMVLLTPSGENAPKITSATPAEKEREGSAESNTSRVAMKKQLGLLEGVAIILGIIFGSGIFVSPKGVIREVEAVGTSLIIWVLCGLLSMIGALCYAELGTAIPKSGGDYAYIYEAYGSLPAFLYLWDAMMIFVPTTNAIMGLTFASYVLQPFFNDGCEIPKIALQLLAAVTICFLTYLNSYYMKITTKMQNVIMFTKIAALVLIIIVGSVYMLMGNMENFQQPFENSETDPGKLSVAFYSGIFSYAGWNYLNFMTEELRDPYRNLPRAIYISLPLVTGIYVLANMAYLAVLSAPEMIASNAIAVTFGNKIMGSFAHIIPIMVAISALGALSVHIMTSSRMCFVGARNGHMPSILSHISVKSYTPLPSLAFLCLLSIIMLVVSDVYVLITYSSIVESFFIMLSVSAVLYFRYKRPNMERPIKVSLWVPIVFVIVAAFLVVIPVYVAPFEVAMGLLITLIGIPFYYVGVVWQNKPKWVQQTINWITFTCQKLFMSAREEKRD